In the genome of Triticum urartu cultivar G1812 chromosome 5, Tu2.1, whole genome shotgun sequence, one region contains:
- the LOC125510950 gene encoding uncharacterized protein LOC125510950, with protein MPPPELCHDLLVDILTRLPPDDPGCLFRASLVCTAWRALLTSPEFGRHYREVHRTPPLLGFFENHDTVTPWFAPSSPAASPFPPLFPDRRGLQVLDSRHGLVLRNPIRITEEDHAVSLIVWDPVGRRQWESFPPPDFGSTILCDVGVVVCAADDCDHLGCHGSPFLVGYVGTDYRSAHASVFSSETNSWSPVVSCPHPDVEILRGQPKPLIGNAVYFICEYHPDESFILCFDLFSRKLSKFDGPPIHHYKHALMKTEEGVLGCASMEGSLLCLWSTEAGPDGAVAWMESRVIDLHKLLPSNSFLHVIGFEDRAGVYYLTADYGVATVDLKSGQVNKMSIIDSNIVPYTSFYTPDQAVEVAQEGRWEEVGDKEEEEADEEVEQQVEKAVQELFTKGSKALKDEDFFGAEDCKRRILEIRVAHHGKLSPKCRSAYHNYGCALLQKALSNHDSVKNTTTQSNTESEIVEDLDLAWKMLHVARAISEKSPGSTNEKYKLFAVLARVSGKRGDTNYSLIACFKALANMEHLLEPDHRHIINRNLHIRFAFELQSKTGDAKAISLCMSRVENLKKASQALLADKGGDASATEAGSENSVPAKVIEFFTNKILSALEEKLVDLEQAISTRVSEASAGADLKAAGWIFKRAKLKQTSVEDDGSDGSYGDSYGSDVDSGGSYGDSYGSDDDSDGSDGDSGGSDVDSDGSVSE; from the exons ATGCCGCCGCCGGAACTGTGCCACGACCTCCTCGTGGACATCCTCACCCGCCTCCCTCCGGACGACCCCGGGTGCCTCTTCCGCGCCTCGCTCGTCTGCACCGCGTGGCGCGCCCTCCTCACCAGCCCCGAGTTCGGCCGCCACTACCGCGAGGTCCACCGGACCCCGCCCCTGCTCGGGTTCTTCGAGAACCACGACACCGTCACGCCGTGGTTCGCGCCCTCGTCCCCCGCCGCCTCCCCCTTCCCCCCGCTCTTCCCCGACCGCCGCGGCCTCCAGGTGCTCGACTCCCGCCACGGCCTCGTCCTCAGAAACCCTATTCGAATCACCGAGGAGGACCACGCCGTGAGCCTCATCGTGTGGGACCCCGTAGGCCGCCGCCAGTGGGAGTCGTTCCCCCCTCCGGATTTCGGCAGCACCATCCTCTGCGACGTGGGGGTGGTGGTCTGCGCCGCCGACGACTGCGACCACCTCGGCTGCCATGGCAGCCCCTTCCTCGTGGGCTACGTGGGCACCGACTACAGGAGCGCCCACGCCTCCGTCTTCTCTTCGGAGACGAATAGCTGGAGCCCCGTTGTCTCTTGCCCCCACCCTGATGTCGAGATCCTGAGAGGCCAGCCCAAGCCCCTCATTGGGAATGCCGTCTACTTCATCTGCGAGTACCACCCGGATGAGAGTTTCATTCTGTGCTTCGACCTCTTCAGCCGGAAACTATCAAAGTTCGACGGGCCACCCATCCATCACTATAAGCATGCCCTCATGAAAACAGAGGAAGGCGTGCTGGGATGCGCGAGTATGGAGGGATCTCTGCTTTGCCTGTGGTCGACGGAGGCTGGTCCCGACGGAGCCGTGGCATGGATGGAAAGCAGGGTCATCGACCTCCACAAGCTGCTCCCTTCTAACTCATTCCTCCATGTGATTGGCTTTGAGGATAGAGCTGGTGTCTATTATCTGACGGCAGACTATGGTGTCGCAACGGTTGATCTTAAGTCAGGCCAAGTCAACAAGATGTCCATCATCGATTCCAATATCGTTCCCTACACAAGCTTCTACACTCCAG ATCAAGCCGTTGAGGTGGCCCAGGAGGGCAGATGGGAGGAAGTGGGcgacaaggaggaggaggaggccgatgaGGAAGTGGAGCAGCAGGTAGAGAAAGCCGTGCAGGAGCTTTTCACCAAGGGGTCCAAAGCCCTTAAGGATGAGGACTTCTTCGGCGCTGAAGACTGCAAACGCAGGATCCTTGAGATCAG GGTGGCACATCATGGTAAACTTTCTCCAAAGTGTCGCAGTGCATATCACAATTACGGATGTGCTTTGCTACAGAAAGCTCTATCAAATCATGATTCAGTGAAGAATACAACCACCCAAAGTAATACTGAAAGCGAAATAGTAGAGG ATTTGGATCTGGCCTGGAAAATGCTACATGTTGCAAGGGCAATATCTGAGAAGAGTCCTGGCAGCACTAATGAGAAATATAAACTCTTTGCTGTTCTTGCTAGAGTCTCTGGAAAGAG AGGAGACACAAACTACTCACTGATTGCGTGCTTCAAAGCTTTGGCCAACATGGAGCATTTGCTTGAGCCTGACCATCGTCATATTATCAATCG AAACCTACACATACGTTTTGCCTTCGAGTTGCAGTCCAAGACTGGAGATGCAAAGGCTATCTCATTGTGCATGTCACGTGTAGAGAACCTGAAAAAGGCCAGTCAAGCTTTGTTGGCTGATAAAGGCGGGGATGCATCTGCTACTGAAGCTGGCTCAGAAAATTCCGTTCCAGCCAAGGTTATAGAGTTTTTTACTAACAAAATACTGAGTGCATTGGAGGAGAAG CTTGTAGACCTGGAGCAAGCAATATCAACCCGAGTCTCAGAGGCAAGTGCTGGAGCTGACCTCAAGGCTGCAGGCTGGATCTTCAAACGAGCTAAGCTCAAGCAAACCTCTGTAGAAGATGATGGCAGCGACGGCTCATATGGCGACAGCTATGGCTCAGATGTTGACAGCGGCGGCTCATATGGCGACAGCTATGGCTCAGATGACGACAGCGACGGCTCAGATGGCGACAGCGGCGGCTCAGATGTCGACAGCGACGGCTCTGTTTCAGAGTAG